From one Rhineura floridana isolate rRhiFlo1 chromosome 4, rRhiFlo1.hap2, whole genome shotgun sequence genomic stretch:
- the HLX gene encoding H2.0-like homeobox protein isoform X2, whose translation MYTAGLAPFYASNFSLWSAAYCTQSGPGAGGCFPLDPSGLKKPSFCIADILHAAAAGEAASVDGLPGAASANLAPHLGTVHAHSQFHTAASPLRPTPMVAPDTPVAFPSRLSPLSATFHHPHPQHHRSPTGGSSGGAPTAGRGQNHQTHPGLAAAPSSKDLKFGIDRILSAEFDPKLKESNTLRGPYAVLTKDTLPQTYKRKRSWSRAVFSNLQRKGLEKRFEIQKYVTKPDRKQLAAMLGLTDAQVKVWFQNRRMKWRHSKEAQAQKDKEKEPAEKAAGGAVPTVEGETERSPSRSEGESESSEAESLDLEPGSDAERTEAGAAVDQPLQRHSPELHHPVGSETTVHPVAPSAPTGLDQGRELLRRPEPSFCLRDSP comes from the exons ATGTACACGGCCGGACTGGCCCCCTTTTATGCTTCCAACTTCAGTCTGTGGTCAGCGGCGTATTGTACCCAGTCAGGGCCGGGCGCTGGCGGCTGCTTCCCGCTGGATCCCTCGGGGCTCAAGAAACCTTCTTTCTGCATCGCGGACATTTTGCACGCCGCCGCCGCCGGGGAGGCGGCATCGGTGGACGGCCTGCCCGGAGCTGCCTCTGCCAACCTGGCCCCCCACTTAGGGACAGTCCATGCCCACTCGCAGTTCCACACTGCGGCATCCCCGCTCAGGCCCACCCCCATGGTGGCTCCGGACACTCCTGTCGCCTTCCCCTCCAGGCTCTCTCCCCTCTCGGCTACTTTTCATCACCCACACCCCCAGCACCATCGCTCTCCCACCGGAGGATCCAGTGGAGGCGCACCAACCGCGGGCAGGGGCCAAAACCATCAGACCCATCCCGGCTTGGCTGCCGCACCCTCCAGTAAAGACTTGAAATTTGGGATTGATCGCATATTATCTGCGGAGTTTGACCCGAAACTCAAGGAAAGCAACACGCTGAGAG GTCCTTACGCGGTGCTCACGAAAGACACGCTGCCTCAGACCTACAAACGGAAGCGGTCCTGGTCCCGAGCGGTTTTTTCCAATCTGCAAAGGAAAGGGCTGGAGAAGCGCTTTGAAATCCAGAAATACGTCACCAAGCCGGACAGAAAACAGCTGGCAGCCATGTTAGGACTCACGGACGCTCAA GTGAAAGTCTGGTTCCAGAACCGGCGCATGAAGTGGAGGCACTCAAAGGAGGCGCAGGCACAGAAGGACAAAGAGAAGGAGCCAGCGGAGAAGGCGGCAGGGGGCGCTGTGCCGACAGTCGAGGGCGAGACTGAGCGCAGCCCGAGCCGCTCCGAAGGCGAGAGCGAAAGCAGCGAGGCCGAATCCCTGGATCTGGAACCCGGAAGCGATGCGGAACGGACTGAGGCAGGAGCCGCCGTCGACCAGCCTTTGCAGCGGCACAGCCCGGAGCTACACCACCCAGTCGGATCGGAGACTACAGTTCACCCCGTGGCGCCTTCGGCTCCCACGGGCCTGGACCAAGGCAGAGAGCTTCTGCGACGCCCCGAGCCCTCGTTTTGCCTGCGGGACTCTCCGTGA
- the HLX gene encoding H2.0-like homeobox protein isoform X1: protein MYTAGLAPFYASNFSLWSAAYCTQSGPGAGGCFPLDPSGLKKPSFCIADILHAAAAGEAASVDGLPGAASANLAPHLGTVHAHSQFHTAASPLRPTPMVAPDTPVAFPSRLSPLSATFHHPHPQHHRSPTGGSSGGAPTAGRGQNHQTHPGLAAAPSSKDLKFGIDRILSAEFDPKLKESNTLRDLTSLLTTSRPTGVHIPVFQPPAAGQFFASLEPINEASGVLGPLNTTPRNSVQHQFQDTFPGPYAVLTKDTLPQTYKRKRSWSRAVFSNLQRKGLEKRFEIQKYVTKPDRKQLAAMLGLTDAQVKVWFQNRRMKWRHSKEAQAQKDKEKEPAEKAAGGAVPTVEGETERSPSRSEGESESSEAESLDLEPGSDAERTEAGAAVDQPLQRHSPELHHPVGSETTVHPVAPSAPTGLDQGRELLRRPEPSFCLRDSP from the exons ATGTACACGGCCGGACTGGCCCCCTTTTATGCTTCCAACTTCAGTCTGTGGTCAGCGGCGTATTGTACCCAGTCAGGGCCGGGCGCTGGCGGCTGCTTCCCGCTGGATCCCTCGGGGCTCAAGAAACCTTCTTTCTGCATCGCGGACATTTTGCACGCCGCCGCCGCCGGGGAGGCGGCATCGGTGGACGGCCTGCCCGGAGCTGCCTCTGCCAACCTGGCCCCCCACTTAGGGACAGTCCATGCCCACTCGCAGTTCCACACTGCGGCATCCCCGCTCAGGCCCACCCCCATGGTGGCTCCGGACACTCCTGTCGCCTTCCCCTCCAGGCTCTCTCCCCTCTCGGCTACTTTTCATCACCCACACCCCCAGCACCATCGCTCTCCCACCGGAGGATCCAGTGGAGGCGCACCAACCGCGGGCAGGGGCCAAAACCATCAGACCCATCCCGGCTTGGCTGCCGCACCCTCCAGTAAAGACTTGAAATTTGGGATTGATCGCATATTATCTGCGGAGTTTGACCCGAAACTCAAGGAAAGCAACACGCTGAGAG ATCTGACCTCCTTATTAACCACCAGCCGCCCAACGGGGGTTCACATCCCCGTCTTTCAGCCGCCGGCCGCCGGCCAGTTCTTCGCGTCTCTAGAACCCATTAACGAGGCCTCTGGGGTCCTGGGGCCTTTAAACACAACCCCAAGGAATTCCGTGCAACACCAGTTTCAAGACACTTTTCCAG GTCCTTACGCGGTGCTCACGAAAGACACGCTGCCTCAGACCTACAAACGGAAGCGGTCCTGGTCCCGAGCGGTTTTTTCCAATCTGCAAAGGAAAGGGCTGGAGAAGCGCTTTGAAATCCAGAAATACGTCACCAAGCCGGACAGAAAACAGCTGGCAGCCATGTTAGGACTCACGGACGCTCAA GTGAAAGTCTGGTTCCAGAACCGGCGCATGAAGTGGAGGCACTCAAAGGAGGCGCAGGCACAGAAGGACAAAGAGAAGGAGCCAGCGGAGAAGGCGGCAGGGGGCGCTGTGCCGACAGTCGAGGGCGAGACTGAGCGCAGCCCGAGCCGCTCCGAAGGCGAGAGCGAAAGCAGCGAGGCCGAATCCCTGGATCTGGAACCCGGAAGCGATGCGGAACGGACTGAGGCAGGAGCCGCCGTCGACCAGCCTTTGCAGCGGCACAGCCCGGAGCTACACCACCCAGTCGGATCGGAGACTACAGTTCACCCCGTGGCGCCTTCGGCTCCCACGGGCCTGGACCAAGGCAGAGAGCTTCTGCGACGCCCCGAGCCCTCGTTTTGCCTGCGGGACTCTCCGTGA